A genomic segment from Haloarchaeobius salinus encodes:
- a CDS encoding RNA-guided endonuclease InsQ/TnpB family protein — MVRQVVTRTYTASIRNQQQVSDDLDSLGFAASKLWNVGRWTCDRVWSEIGHIPGHNELTTYLKSHERYDDLHSQSSQRVLQELAEAFNGWYGNRRNGDTNANPPKYRKHGDNHPRSTVTFKAAGFKIDTKYQRVRLSKGSALKDYWSDFILCEYQTRPDVDLSTMESVQQVRAVWTGDEWELHFVCKVAIEVSESPGEKTVGVDLGINNFAALAFEDGNSELYPLNCLKQDDYYFSKRIARCDDSDSEQATRLNQKKSARRTHYFHTLSKHIVQRCVEEGVGTIVVGDLSGIREDGENGESKNWGKHGNLDLHSWAFDRFTSMLTYKAEIEDITVEQVSERDTSKSCSCCGRKRESNRVERGLYVCDECGTVANADVNGAENIRQKVSPSLASDGGDRSNGWLAQPSTFLFDKETGAFAPQEQATS, encoded by the coding sequence ATGGTGAGACAGGTCGTCACCCGCACCTACACTGCTTCCATACGGAACCAGCAACAGGTGTCCGACGACCTTGATTCGCTCGGGTTCGCCGCCTCGAAACTCTGGAACGTCGGACGGTGGACGTGCGACCGCGTCTGGTCTGAGATAGGCCATATTCCCGGTCACAACGAACTCACCACCTACCTGAAGTCGCACGAACGCTATGATGACCTGCATTCTCAGTCAAGTCAGCGAGTCCTTCAAGAACTCGCTGAGGCGTTCAACGGCTGGTACGGCAACCGACGCAACGGAGACACGAACGCGAACCCGCCGAAGTATCGCAAACACGGTGACAACCACCCGCGTTCCACGGTCACGTTCAAAGCCGCAGGCTTCAAAATTGACACTAAATACCAGCGGGTCAGACTCAGCAAAGGCTCGGCCCTGAAAGACTACTGGTCGGACTTCATCCTCTGCGAATACCAGACCCGGCCCGACGTTGACCTCTCCACCATGGAGAGCGTCCAACAGGTTCGAGCAGTCTGGACAGGTGATGAGTGGGAACTGCACTTCGTGTGCAAAGTCGCAATCGAGGTTTCCGAATCACCCGGTGAGAAGACCGTGGGTGTTGACCTCGGTATCAACAACTTCGCCGCGCTCGCCTTCGAAGACGGCAACAGCGAACTGTACCCGCTCAACTGCTTGAAGCAGGACGACTACTACTTCAGCAAGCGGATTGCTCGCTGTGACGACTCTGATTCCGAACAAGCAACCCGGCTGAACCAGAAGAAGTCGGCTCGTCGCACTCACTACTTCCACACGCTCTCCAAGCACATCGTCCAGCGGTGTGTAGAAGAGGGAGTTGGAACGATTGTGGTGGGCGACCTCTCCGGTATCCGCGAGGACGGGGAGAACGGCGAGTCGAAGAACTGGGGAAAGCACGGGAACCTTGATCTGCACTCGTGGGCGTTCGACCGCTTCACCTCGATGCTCACCTACAAAGCAGAGATAGAGGACATCACAGTTGAGCAGGTGTCCGAACGGGATACATCGAAGTCGTGTTCGTGTTGTGGAAGAAAGCGCGAGTCGAACCGTGTTGAACGCGGGTTGTACGTCTGCGATGAGTGCGGTACGGTAGCTAACGCTGATGTGAACGGTGCTGAGAATATCCGACAGAAAGTATCTCCGAGTCTCGCCTCTGATGGGGGAGATAGGAGTAACGGCTGGTTGGCACAGCCATCGACGTTCTTGTTTGACAAGGAAACTGGTGCATTCGCACCTCAAGAACAGGCTACGTCGTAA